In the genome of Phacochoerus africanus isolate WHEZ1 chromosome 10, ROS_Pafr_v1, whole genome shotgun sequence, one region contains:
- the FAM53A gene encoding protein FAM53A isoform X3 — MLTLITEKLQNQSLDDLARKSFDAGLCSAEKLNKWGPRLPLEPEGEQRPRKVVSGGRLIGSQAAAGAALPFPRSPRGPSASLGALSAWDLRESVGPPSAPPTKRHCRSLSEPEELARCRSPWRPGGSKVWTPVPKRRCHSGGSATLLGGPGAGPAGSAGSPPKPRPGSASARSGLPDPGPARLLAGPCTLCPRRRLSLSQEHLAEGATGPPSPASTPASTPELGRRPGLLRCRSQPCVRAGGPGRRKRRLEEDARWPRPALDFLKMTRTLKNSKSLCSLDCEDEEDTHAKAATSSRRDPHSPPGSARPGPASPASPSLGAPREWAAGEAGSRGDPSDWDSAGEEGELDLEQIESN; from the exons ATGCTCACCCTCATCACCGAGAAGCTGCAGAACCAGAGCCTGGACGACCTCGCCCGCAAGAGCTTCGATGCCGGCCTG TGTTCTGCTGAGAAGCTGAACAAGTGGGGCCCCCGGCTCCCTTTGGAGCCTGAAG gaGAACAGCGCCCCCGGAAGGTGGTCAGTGGAGGACGCCTCATCGGAAGCCAGGCGGCTGCGGGCGCCGCCCTCCCCTTCCCGCGCAGCCCGCGTGGCCCAAGCGCCAGCCTGGGTGCCCTCAGCGCCTGGGACCTCAGGGAGAGCGTGGGGCCGCCCTCCGCCCCCCCCACCAAGCGACACTGCCGCTCCCTGTCCGAGCCTGAGGAGCTGGCTCGCTGCCGGTCACCCTGGCGCCCTGGCGGCTCCAAGGTCTGGACGCCTGTCCCCAAGAGGCGGTGCCACAGCGGCGGGAGTGCCACGCTGCTGGGAGGCCCGGGCGCCGGCCCGGCTGGGAGCGCCGGGTCGCCGCCCAAGCCCCGGCCGGGCTCGGCTTCAGCCCGCAGCGGCCTCCCGgaccccggcccggcccggctcCTGGCAGGGCCCTGCACGCTGTGCCCGCGGCGCCGCCTGTCCCTGTCGCAGGAGCACCTGGCCGAGGGGGCCACGGGCCCGCCCTCGCCCGCGTCCACGCCCGCGTCCACCCCCGAGCTGGGCCGCCGGCCGGGCCTGCTGCGCTGCCGCTCCCAGCCGTGCGTGCGTGCGGGCGGGCCGGGCCGGCGGAAGCGCAGGCTGGAGGAGGACGCCCGCTGGCCGCGCCCGGCCCTGGACTTCCTGAAAATGACCCGG actttaaaaaattcaaaaagcctTTGCTCCCTCGACTGTGAAGATGAGGAGGACACCCACGCGAAGGCGGCCACGTCCTCCCGGCGTGACCCCCACAGCCCCCCAGGCagcgcccggcccggccccgccagccccgccagccccagcctgggggccCCGCGGGAGTGGGCGGCCGGCGAGGCCGGGAGTCGGGGCGACCCCAGTGACTGGGACAGCGCCGGGGAGGAGGGCGAGCTGGACCTGGAGCAGATCGAGAGCAACTGA
- the FAM53A gene encoding protein FAM53A isoform X1, which produces MLTLITEKLQNQSLDDLARKSFDAGLCSAEKLNKWGPRLPLEPEGEQRPRKVVSGGRLIGSQAAAGAALPFPRSPRGPSASLGALSAWDLRESVGPPSAPPTKRHCRSLSEPEELARCRSPWRPGGSKVWTPVPKRRCHSGGSATLLGGPGAGPAGSAGSPPKPRPGSASARSGLPDPGPARLLAGPCTLCPRRRLSLSQEHLAEGATGPPSPASTPASTPELGRRPGLLRCRSQPCVRAGGPGRRKRRLEEDARWPRPALDFLKMTRARHPGWSSSQTPRGGSRTATICGPEAGRGPRGPPRGSSPDDAQWDSPAEKPARPGRKCEHTHTHTLVGVSACSVKLRISGKQSLSFKVPASGAELVVVFLRPRPHWERAGARGWKPWRRAQQLSVSDPLENLPPFLVLIPKVGVGPGRASRPLGRPAAPLSLAGRQLTASGNGAPK; this is translated from the exons ATGCTCACCCTCATCACCGAGAAGCTGCAGAACCAGAGCCTGGACGACCTCGCCCGCAAGAGCTTCGATGCCGGCCTG TGTTCTGCTGAGAAGCTGAACAAGTGGGGCCCCCGGCTCCCTTTGGAGCCTGAAG gaGAACAGCGCCCCCGGAAGGTGGTCAGTGGAGGACGCCTCATCGGAAGCCAGGCGGCTGCGGGCGCCGCCCTCCCCTTCCCGCGCAGCCCGCGTGGCCCAAGCGCCAGCCTGGGTGCCCTCAGCGCCTGGGACCTCAGGGAGAGCGTGGGGCCGCCCTCCGCCCCCCCCACCAAGCGACACTGCCGCTCCCTGTCCGAGCCTGAGGAGCTGGCTCGCTGCCGGTCACCCTGGCGCCCTGGCGGCTCCAAGGTCTGGACGCCTGTCCCCAAGAGGCGGTGCCACAGCGGCGGGAGTGCCACGCTGCTGGGAGGCCCGGGCGCCGGCCCGGCTGGGAGCGCCGGGTCGCCGCCCAAGCCCCGGCCGGGCTCGGCTTCAGCCCGCAGCGGCCTCCCGgaccccggcccggcccggctcCTGGCAGGGCCCTGCACGCTGTGCCCGCGGCGCCGCCTGTCCCTGTCGCAGGAGCACCTGGCCGAGGGGGCCACGGGCCCGCCCTCGCCCGCGTCCACGCCCGCGTCCACCCCCGAGCTGGGCCGCCGGCCGGGCCTGCTGCGCTGCCGCTCCCAGCCGTGCGTGCGTGCGGGCGGGCCGGGCCGGCGGAAGCGCAGGCTGGAGGAGGACGCCCGCTGGCCGCGCCCGGCCCTGGACTTCCTGAAAATGACCCGG GCTCGGCACCCAGGCTGGTCCAGTTCACAGACTCCTCGAGGCGGCAGCCGCACTGCGACCATCTGTGGCCCTGAGGCTGGACGGGGACCCAGGGGGCCGCCTCGGGGCTCCTCACCTGATGACGCTCAGTGGGACTCACCTGCTGAAAAGCCAGCCAGGCCTGGGCGCaagtgtgaacacacacacacacacacactcgttgGGGTCTCTGCTTGTTCAGTTAAGCTGCGTATTTCCGGGAAACAGTCTCTTTCGTTTAAGGTCCCGGCTTCGGGTGCGGAGCTGGTGGTTGTGTTTCTCAGGCCTCGACCTCACTGGGAACGGGCGGGTGCAAGAGGCTGGAAGCCCTGGAGACGAGCACAGCAGCTGAGTGTTTCCGACCCTCTGGAGAACCTGCCCCCCTTCTTGGTTCTGATCCCCAAGGTGGGCGTTGGGCCGGGTCGGGCGTCGAGGCCCCTGGGCCGCCCGGCAGCCCCTCTGTCCCTCGCTGGCCGCCAGCTCACTGCCTCTGGAAACGGAGCCCCTAAGTGA
- the FAM53A gene encoding protein FAM53A isoform X2 codes for MHSSLLAECSAEKLNKWGPRLPLEPEGEQRPRKVVSGGRLIGSQAAAGAALPFPRSPRGPSASLGALSAWDLRESVGPPSAPPTKRHCRSLSEPEELARCRSPWRPGGSKVWTPVPKRRCHSGGSATLLGGPGAGPAGSAGSPPKPRPGSASARSGLPDPGPARLLAGPCTLCPRRRLSLSQEHLAEGATGPPSPASTPASTPELGRRPGLLRCRSQPCVRAGGPGRRKRRLEEDARWPRPALDFLKMTRARHPGWSSSQTPRGGSRTATICGPEAGRGPRGPPRGSSPDDAQWDSPAEKPARPGRKCEHTHTHTLVGVSACSVKLRISGKQSLSFKVPASGAELVVVFLRPRPHWERAGARGWKPWRRAQQLSVSDPLENLPPFLVLIPKVGVGPGRASRPLGRPAAPLSLAGRQLTASGNGAPK; via the exons ATGCACAGCTCCCTCCTCGCCGAG TGTTCTGCTGAGAAGCTGAACAAGTGGGGCCCCCGGCTCCCTTTGGAGCCTGAAG gaGAACAGCGCCCCCGGAAGGTGGTCAGTGGAGGACGCCTCATCGGAAGCCAGGCGGCTGCGGGCGCCGCCCTCCCCTTCCCGCGCAGCCCGCGTGGCCCAAGCGCCAGCCTGGGTGCCCTCAGCGCCTGGGACCTCAGGGAGAGCGTGGGGCCGCCCTCCGCCCCCCCCACCAAGCGACACTGCCGCTCCCTGTCCGAGCCTGAGGAGCTGGCTCGCTGCCGGTCACCCTGGCGCCCTGGCGGCTCCAAGGTCTGGACGCCTGTCCCCAAGAGGCGGTGCCACAGCGGCGGGAGTGCCACGCTGCTGGGAGGCCCGGGCGCCGGCCCGGCTGGGAGCGCCGGGTCGCCGCCCAAGCCCCGGCCGGGCTCGGCTTCAGCCCGCAGCGGCCTCCCGgaccccggcccggcccggctcCTGGCAGGGCCCTGCACGCTGTGCCCGCGGCGCCGCCTGTCCCTGTCGCAGGAGCACCTGGCCGAGGGGGCCACGGGCCCGCCCTCGCCCGCGTCCACGCCCGCGTCCACCCCCGAGCTGGGCCGCCGGCCGGGCCTGCTGCGCTGCCGCTCCCAGCCGTGCGTGCGTGCGGGCGGGCCGGGCCGGCGGAAGCGCAGGCTGGAGGAGGACGCCCGCTGGCCGCGCCCGGCCCTGGACTTCCTGAAAATGACCCGG GCTCGGCACCCAGGCTGGTCCAGTTCACAGACTCCTCGAGGCGGCAGCCGCACTGCGACCATCTGTGGCCCTGAGGCTGGACGGGGACCCAGGGGGCCGCCTCGGGGCTCCTCACCTGATGACGCTCAGTGGGACTCACCTGCTGAAAAGCCAGCCAGGCCTGGGCGCaagtgtgaacacacacacacacacacactcgttgGGGTCTCTGCTTGTTCAGTTAAGCTGCGTATTTCCGGGAAACAGTCTCTTTCGTTTAAGGTCCCGGCTTCGGGTGCGGAGCTGGTGGTTGTGTTTCTCAGGCCTCGACCTCACTGGGAACGGGCGGGTGCAAGAGGCTGGAAGCCCTGGAGACGAGCACAGCAGCTGAGTGTTTCCGACCCTCTGGAGAACCTGCCCCCCTTCTTGGTTCTGATCCCCAAGGTGGGCGTTGGGCCGGGTCGGGCGTCGAGGCCCCTGGGCCGCCCGGCAGCCCCTCTGTCCCTCGCTGGCCGCCAGCTCACTGCCTCTGGAAACGGAGCCCCTAAGTGA